A stretch of the Amycolatopsis sp. BJA-103 genome encodes the following:
- a CDS encoding glycoside hydrolase family 76 protein, whose amino-acid sequence MWLTSLLVTTLTFAFTPATTTPEPTVAATICAKYCDSRDPALAVGERRPSTATVWGRGITLHLSDGDDMGWGSIGNGDPGDEVWLDRSFDGGRTWAGDSRIGDTEIPDGQRGWRTLMFNVDDPTTHRFGALRACGKAGNRPEIACTPWFRTTVAARDRAEAAATALMQFYDNGTGLWQTTGWWNSANALTAILDYSTRTGSRNYRHAIANTFDRNRGDNFTNEYIDDTGWWALAWIRAYDLTKDRRYLDTAVIAADYMYSYRDGTCGGGLWWSTAKTYKNAVTNELYVKVAASLHNRLPGDTRQLARAREVWDWFRASGMINGNALINDGLNASCANNGQAVWSYNQGIVLGALLELNRATGDTALLTRARRLADASTTTSLLHANGILRDPCESGDCGADGPSFKGAYARNLGELDRALTGRPYRAYLTRQANSTIAHNRTSLDQHGLRWSGPVDKVDAARQHSALEVLTAAL is encoded by the coding sequence ATGTGGCTCACCTCCCTGCTTGTGACAACGTTGACATTCGCTTTCACGCCGGCCACCACCACTCCCGAACCCACCGTCGCCGCGACGATCTGCGCCAAGTACTGCGACAGCCGCGATCCCGCACTGGCCGTCGGCGAAAGAAGACCCAGTACGGCGACCGTCTGGGGCCGTGGCATCACACTGCATCTCTCCGACGGCGACGACATGGGCTGGGGCAGCATCGGCAACGGCGACCCCGGCGACGAGGTCTGGCTCGACCGCTCCTTCGACGGCGGCCGCACGTGGGCCGGAGACAGCCGGATCGGTGACACCGAGATCCCCGACGGTCAGCGCGGCTGGCGGACCCTGATGTTCAACGTGGACGACCCCACCACCCACCGGTTCGGCGCCCTGCGCGCGTGCGGGAAGGCGGGCAACCGGCCGGAAATCGCCTGCACACCGTGGTTCCGCACCACGGTCGCCGCGCGCGACCGCGCCGAAGCCGCGGCCACCGCGCTCATGCAGTTCTACGACAACGGCACCGGCCTCTGGCAGACCACGGGCTGGTGGAACTCGGCGAACGCGCTCACCGCGATCCTCGACTACAGCACCCGCACCGGCTCGCGGAACTACCGCCACGCCATCGCCAACACCTTCGACCGCAACCGCGGCGACAACTTCACGAACGAGTACATCGACGACACCGGCTGGTGGGCGCTCGCCTGGATCCGCGCCTACGACCTGACCAAGGACCGCCGCTACCTCGACACCGCCGTCATCGCGGCCGACTACATGTACTCCTACCGCGACGGCACCTGCGGCGGCGGACTCTGGTGGTCGACGGCGAAGACGTACAAGAACGCCGTCACCAACGAGCTGTACGTCAAGGTCGCCGCGTCACTGCACAACCGGCTCCCCGGCGACACACGCCAGCTCGCGCGGGCACGCGAGGTCTGGGACTGGTTCCGCGCGAGCGGCATGATCAACGGGAACGCCCTGATCAACGACGGCCTGAACGCCTCCTGCGCCAACAACGGGCAAGCCGTCTGGAGTTACAACCAGGGCATCGTCCTCGGCGCGCTGCTCGAACTGAACCGCGCGACCGGTGACACCGCCCTGCTCACCCGTGCCCGCCGGCTCGCCGACGCCTCCACCACGACGTCACTGCTGCACGCGAACGGGATCCTGCGCGATCCGTGCGAGTCCGGCGACTGCGGCGCCGACGGACCGTCGTTCAAGGGCGCGTACGCCCGCAACCTCGGCGAGCTGGACCGGGCACTGACGGGCAGGCCGTACCGCGCTTACCTGACGCGCCAAGCGAACTCGACGATCGCGCACAACCGCACGTCGCTAGACCAGCACGGCCTGCGCTGGTCGGGACCGGTCGACAAGGTCGACGCCGCTCGTCAGCACAGCGCGCTGGAGGTACTCACGGCAGCACTCTGA
- a CDS encoding LLM class flavin-dependent oxidoreductase: MQFGIFTVGDVTTDPATGEAPSEYERIKAMVRIALKAEEVGLDVFATGEHHNPPFVPSSPTTMLGYIAAQTSKLILSTSTTLITTNDPVKIAEDFAMLQHLADGRVDLMMGRGNTGPVYPWFGQDIRQGIPLAIENYHLLHRLWREDVVSWSGKFRTPLQEFTSTPRPLDGVPPFVWHGSIRSPEIAEQAAYYGDGFFANHIFWPKEHFQALIELYRERYEHYGHGKADQAIVGLGGQVFLRPKSQDAVREFRPYFDNAPVYGHGPSLEEFTEQTPLTVGSPQEVIDKTLTFREHFGDYQRQLFLLDHAGLPLKTVLEQLDLLGEHVIPVLRKELDSLRPAHVPEAPTHASLLSEASSAVTA; this comes from the coding sequence ATGCAGTTCGGAATCTTCACGGTGGGCGATGTGACGACCGACCCGGCCACCGGGGAGGCGCCCAGCGAGTACGAGCGGATCAAGGCGATGGTGCGGATCGCGCTCAAGGCCGAAGAAGTCGGCCTCGACGTCTTCGCGACCGGCGAGCACCACAACCCGCCGTTCGTGCCTTCTTCGCCGACGACGATGCTCGGCTACATCGCCGCGCAGACGTCGAAACTCATCCTTTCCACCTCGACCACGCTGATCACCACGAACGACCCGGTGAAGATCGCCGAGGACTTCGCGATGCTGCAGCACCTCGCCGACGGCCGCGTCGACCTGATGATGGGCCGCGGCAACACCGGCCCGGTGTACCCGTGGTTCGGGCAGGACATCCGGCAGGGGATCCCGCTCGCCATCGAGAACTACCACCTGCTGCACCGGTTGTGGCGCGAGGACGTGGTCAGCTGGTCCGGCAAGTTCCGGACGCCGCTGCAGGAGTTCACCTCGACCCCGCGGCCGCTCGACGGGGTGCCGCCGTTCGTCTGGCACGGTTCGATCCGCAGCCCGGAGATCGCGGAGCAGGCCGCTTACTACGGCGACGGGTTCTTCGCGAACCACATCTTCTGGCCGAAGGAGCACTTCCAGGCGCTGATCGAGCTGTACCGCGAGCGGTACGAGCACTACGGGCACGGCAAGGCGGACCAGGCGATCGTCGGCCTCGGCGGCCAGGTGTTCCTGCGGCCGAAGTCGCAGGACGCGGTGCGGGAGTTCCGGCCGTACTTCGACAACGCGCCGGTGTACGGGCACGGGCCGTCGCTGGAGGAGTTCACCGAGCAGACGCCGCTGACCGTCGGCAGCCCGCAAGAGGTGATCGACAAGACGCTGACCTTCCGCGAACACTTCGGCGACTACCAGCGTCAGCTGTTCCTGCTGGACCACGCCGGGCTGCCGTTGAAGACCGTGCTGGAACAGCTCGATCTGCTGGGCGAGCACGTGATCCCGGTGCTGCGTAAGGAACTCGACTCCCTTCGTCCTGCTCACGTGCCTGAGGCTCCTACGCACGCTTCGCTTCTTTCGGAGGCTTCTTCGGCGGTGACCGCATGA
- a CDS encoding FMN reductase: MTTIAVVTAGLSQPSSTRLLADKLAAATSSVLPDVKIEVIELRDLALDVTKNMLTGFPSPALRAAIDTVTAADGLIAVTPVFTASYSGLFKSFFDVLEQKALDGKPVLIGATGGTERHSLVLDFALRPLFAYLRAEPVATAVYAASSDWASPGDLDARASRAGREFASRLSSEGAVVAPSSGFVPFEQLLGAGE; encoded by the coding sequence ATGACGACGATCGCTGTCGTGACCGCGGGGTTGAGCCAGCCGTCCTCGACGCGGCTGCTCGCGGACAAACTGGCCGCGGCGACTTCTTCGGTGCTGCCGGACGTGAAGATCGAGGTGATCGAACTTCGTGACCTCGCCCTCGACGTCACGAAGAACATGCTGACCGGGTTTCCCTCCCCGGCCCTGCGCGCGGCCATCGACACGGTGACCGCCGCGGACGGCCTGATCGCCGTGACACCGGTGTTCACCGCGTCGTACAGCGGACTGTTCAAGTCGTTCTTCGACGTGCTGGAGCAGAAGGCGCTCGACGGGAAGCCGGTACTGATCGGCGCCACCGGCGGAACCGAACGGCACTCGCTGGTACTCGATTTCGCGCTGCGTCCGCTCTTCGCCTACCTTCGCGCCGAGCCTGTCGCGACGGCGGTGTACGCGGCTTCGTCGGACTGGGCGTCTCCCGGGGATCTCGACGCGCGGGCTTCGCGGGCTGGGCGGGAGTTCGCCTCGCGGCTCTCGTCGGAGGGAGCGGTTGTGGCTCCGAGCAGTGGGTTTGTGCCGTTCGAGCAGCTGTTGGGCGCGGGGGAGTGA
- a CDS encoding PGPGW domain-containing protein: MGIGKPVRQVLILIAGVILLLVGIALLVLPGPGLLLVLAGLLVLASEFPAVEKYVDPIRDRAMKAAEDSVSSPLRIAGSVLAGLGLLAAGVVWGLVPGLPLGGWSTGSSLILSGLILFALLIWSYKRVQARRAAKAE, encoded by the coding sequence GTGGGCATCGGAAAACCCGTGAGGCAGGTGCTGATCCTGATCGCGGGCGTCATTCTGCTGCTGGTCGGCATCGCGCTGCTCGTGCTGCCAGGACCCGGCCTGCTGCTGGTGCTCGCGGGGCTGCTCGTGCTGGCTTCGGAGTTCCCGGCGGTGGAGAAGTACGTCGATCCCATCCGCGACAGGGCGATGAAGGCGGCCGAGGACAGTGTTTCGTCTCCGCTGCGCATCGCGGGTTCGGTGCTGGCCGGGCTGGGGCTACTGGCCGCGGGAGTGGTCTGGGGACTCGTACCCGGGCTGCCGCTCGGCGGATGGAGCACCGGTTCGAGCCTGATCCTGTCCGGGCTCATCCTGTTCGCTTTGCTGATCTGGAGCTACAAGCGGGTGCAGGCCCGGAGGGCCGCGAAGGCCGAATAA
- a CDS encoding TetR/AcrR family transcriptional regulator, giving the protein MSPDFQRARRPEQVEARRTAILDSARELLAERPVSQISLRELSDRVGLAKSNVLRYFDSREAIFLEVLDSIWVAWLDELEDELGAPRDAKPGYEREVRVATVIATSISRQRLLCELISTMAAVLERNISVETARAFKTRAGERTERLADVVRAQVPLDAAAAGHFAKAVFILVAGLWPYANPGEAVATVMAERGAPAGREMFVDGLAEGLANQLVGLVVRAGQSLGR; this is encoded by the coding sequence GTGTCCCCCGACTTCCAGCGCGCACGGCGGCCGGAACAGGTGGAGGCGCGGCGCACGGCGATCCTCGACTCGGCGCGCGAACTCCTGGCCGAGCGGCCTGTCTCGCAGATCAGCCTGCGCGAACTGAGCGATCGCGTCGGCCTGGCGAAGTCGAACGTGCTGCGGTACTTCGACAGCCGCGAGGCGATCTTCCTGGAGGTCCTCGACTCGATCTGGGTCGCGTGGCTCGACGAGCTCGAAGACGAACTAGGTGCCCCGAGAGATGCGAAACCTGGTTACGAGCGCGAAGTACGCGTCGCGACCGTCATCGCGACGTCGATTTCGCGGCAGCGCCTCCTGTGCGAGCTGATCAGCACGATGGCGGCCGTGCTCGAACGCAACATCTCCGTCGAGACCGCCCGGGCGTTCAAGACCCGGGCCGGCGAACGCACCGAACGGCTCGCGGACGTCGTCCGGGCCCAGGTCCCGTTGGACGCCGCAGCCGCCGGACACTTCGCGAAGGCCGTCTTCATCCTCGTCGCTGGACTGTGGCCCTACGCGAACCCTGGTGAGGCCGTTGCGACGGTCATGGCCGAACGGGGAGCACCCGCGGGTCGCGAGATGTTCGTCGACGGGCTGGCCGAAGGACTGGCGAACCAGCTGGTCGGCCTGGTCGTTCGCGCAGGTCAGAGCCTCGGGCGATAG
- a CDS encoding oxidoreductase: MSPGGTLTLGDLTVSRMGYGAMRLSGPGIWGPPEDRETAIAVLRAAVELGVTHIDTSDFYGPHTTNELIREALHPYPENLHLVTKVGAKRTPDKGWPSALSREELTSAVHDNLRNLGVDVLDVVNLRLAGEHGVFPIPVSITEPFEVLAELQQQGLIRHLGLSHVSAEQVKEARSIAPVVCVQNEYNVANRVNDGLLDALAAINIPFVPYFPLGGFTPLQSGVLDDCARRVDATPMQVALAWLLQRSPNILVIPGTSSLLHLHENVAAAKLELPEDVVADLDTLA; this comes from the coding sequence ATGAGCCCAGGCGGCACCCTCACTCTCGGCGATCTCACCGTGAGCCGGATGGGCTACGGCGCCATGCGGCTGTCCGGCCCCGGCATCTGGGGGCCGCCGGAGGATCGCGAAACCGCGATCGCCGTCCTCCGCGCGGCGGTCGAGCTGGGCGTGACCCACATCGACACCAGCGATTTCTACGGGCCGCACACGACCAACGAGCTGATCCGCGAGGCGCTGCACCCGTACCCGGAGAACCTGCACCTCGTCACGAAGGTCGGCGCGAAGCGGACTCCGGACAAGGGCTGGCCTTCGGCGCTCTCGCGTGAGGAGCTGACCTCCGCGGTCCACGACAACCTGCGCAACCTCGGCGTCGACGTGCTCGACGTCGTCAATCTGCGGCTCGCGGGGGAGCACGGCGTCTTCCCGATCCCGGTCTCGATCACGGAGCCGTTCGAGGTCCTCGCCGAACTTCAGCAGCAGGGCCTGATCCGGCACCTCGGCCTGAGCCACGTCTCGGCGGAGCAGGTCAAGGAGGCCCGCTCCATCGCGCCGGTCGTCTGCGTGCAGAACGAGTACAACGTCGCGAACCGCGTCAACGACGGGCTGCTCGACGCGCTCGCGGCCATCAACATCCCGTTCGTGCCGTACTTCCCGCTCGGCGGGTTCACCCCGCTGCAGTCCGGCGTGCTCGACGACTGCGCCCGCCGCGTCGACGCGACGCCGATGCAGGTCGCGCTCGCGTGGCTGCTTCAGCGGTCACCGAACATCCTGGTGATCCCCGGTACGTCGTCGCTGCTGCACCTGCACGAGAACGTCGCCGCCGCGAAGCTGGAGCTGCCCGAGGACGTCGTCGCGGACCTCGACACCCTCGCCTGA
- a CDS encoding ABC transporter permease: MWGSCTAELAKLVRRPANWFMLGIAVVLGLTFTYLLPLAGAAGSSSGAPGTDRGLAATMPSNLVGNSIGGLPVFLGAIVLVLGVLAVGTEYGWSTWKTVLTQGPSRLTVYSGKLFALAVATLAVVLTSFVAGAATSAIIASSEGEPMNWPAFGELVTGIGAGWLIAMTWAVLGAALAIAMRGVALPIGLGLVWLLVVQNLLFGVAAPLLDWVGTLQLALPGANAGSLAASLGASGATPGIGELVGVSQATLVVAGYLVAFAVLGGWLLRRRDVR; encoded by the coding sequence ATGTGGGGTAGCTGCACCGCCGAGCTGGCGAAACTCGTCCGGCGTCCGGCGAACTGGTTCATGCTGGGGATCGCGGTCGTGCTCGGCCTGACCTTCACCTATCTGCTGCCGCTCGCGGGCGCGGCGGGTTCGTCGAGCGGGGCGCCCGGCACGGATCGCGGGCTGGCCGCGACCATGCCGTCGAACCTGGTCGGCAACTCGATCGGCGGGCTGCCGGTGTTCCTCGGCGCGATCGTGCTCGTGCTCGGGGTGCTGGCCGTCGGCACCGAATACGGCTGGAGCACGTGGAAGACCGTGCTGACACAAGGACCTTCGCGGCTGACCGTCTACAGTGGAAAGTTGTTCGCGCTGGCCGTCGCGACCCTGGCCGTCGTGCTGACGAGCTTCGTGGCCGGAGCCGCCACGAGCGCGATCATCGCCTCCTCGGAAGGCGAACCGATGAACTGGCCCGCGTTCGGCGAGCTCGTCACCGGGATCGGCGCGGGCTGGCTGATCGCGATGACCTGGGCCGTTCTCGGCGCCGCGCTCGCCATCGCGATGCGCGGAGTGGCACTGCCGATCGGGCTCGGCCTGGTGTGGTTGCTGGTGGTCCAGAACCTGCTGTTCGGCGTCGCGGCCCCGCTGCTGGACTGGGTCGGCACGCTCCAGCTGGCTCTGCCGGGAGCCAACGCCGGTTCGCTGGCCGCGTCGCTCGGCGCTTCGGGGGCGACGCCGGGAATCGGGGAACTCGTCGGCGTCTCCCAGGCGACGCTGGTGGTGGCCGGCTACCTGGTGGCCTTCGCCGTTCTCGGCGGCTGGCTGCTGCGACGCCGGGATGTCCGCTGA
- a CDS encoding ABC transporter ATP-binding protein: MNLPVDTDELTKRYGEHLAVDRMKLTVLPGEIYGFLGPNGAGKTTTLRMLLGLVRPTSGSVRLFGRPPGDLDGVGALIESPGFYPYLSGADNLKVLARYSGTDPLRVGEVLSLVDLADRGKDRYSTYSLGMKQRLGVAAALLKDPRLLILDEPTNGLDPAGMADMRVLIRRLGAEGCTVLLSSHLLGEVQQICDRVGVVSRGRLVAENTVTELRGGTVLHIETDEILRAADLVKHWIGAENVRASGTGLDLTVDPDRASWLNRELVTEGIPVRELHVRERDLEQVFFELTGEVASHVG; this comes from the coding sequence ATGAACCTTCCCGTGGACACAGACGAACTCACGAAACGGTACGGAGAACATCTCGCCGTCGACCGGATGAAACTGACCGTGCTGCCCGGCGAGATCTACGGTTTCCTCGGCCCGAACGGCGCCGGCAAGACGACGACGTTGCGGATGCTGCTGGGGCTCGTCCGCCCGACGTCCGGCAGCGTGCGGCTGTTCGGCAGGCCGCCCGGAGACCTCGACGGGGTCGGCGCGCTGATCGAATCGCCGGGCTTCTACCCGTATCTGTCCGGCGCGGACAATCTCAAGGTGCTGGCCCGGTACAGCGGAACGGATCCGCTCCGCGTCGGCGAAGTGCTCTCGCTGGTCGATCTCGCCGATCGCGGCAAGGACCGGTACTCGACCTACTCCCTCGGGATGAAGCAGCGGCTGGGGGTCGCGGCGGCGCTGTTGAAGGATCCGCGGCTGCTGATCCTCGACGAACCGACCAACGGCCTGGACCCGGCGGGAATGGCCGACATGCGCGTGCTGATCCGGCGGCTGGGCGCGGAAGGCTGCACCGTCCTGCTGTCGAGCCATCTGCTGGGCGAGGTCCAGCAGATCTGCGACCGGGTCGGCGTCGTCTCGCGGGGACGGCTGGTCGCGGAGAACACGGTGACCGAACTCCGCGGCGGCACGGTGCTGCACATCGAAACCGACGAGATCCTGCGTGCCGCCGACCTGGTGAAGCACTGGATCGGCGCGGAGAACGTACGCGCGAGCGGGACCGGACTCGATCTGACCGTCGACCCGGACCGCGCGTCGTGGCTGAACCGCGAGCTCGTCACGGAAGGGATCCCGGTGCGCGAACTGCACGTCCGCGAACGGGATCTGGAGCAGGTTTTCTTCGAGCTCACCGGAGAGGTGGCAAGTCATGTGGGGTAG
- a CDS encoding CHAT domain-containing protein — MAVTQLDQADVIRKARELQRAGIDAACSARQREGILLLRRGMALLDSIHPVAERMRNDWLATRIRLASSIATVGSETSGGVASGLAGLDDVRLLLKAVDDPRLHAELRGQLDHNYGLLLMAVGRNEESTGYFDSSLAHKEALLAMEKDPAPSLDPYLGTLTTRGLAYTRLGDIRRARRDLANAVALAERNGLHAQAADVRRPLGTLELRVGNVPAALRLYEESERIYRSLDLEIPPLLRWERAEALLTAGLAEEAGVHLDEILPVMLEQRSITRDLGGVELFRASAALMTDDLELARTYASSARRRTLRWGCQTCVANATIVGLRADVRDALRTNEIPANLTARALRAANAMPMPRLADQAALARMLAVRVELRKGKRKRAAELLARIPQPGRLTTVDYRMLRRLCRAELAVAEGDKARALAEIRGGLTELDRVRDRMGGLELVSGTALHGRELADLAVKIVLERADAARLFGWTERTRAQSYRYEPVAADDPDLAERVGEVRGLDQAIHQAQHDGHPTAALRAKHAERLREAHRLGWHTGRWGRPRPVARLAEVADELGERALVSFVSSGDDLVAVVVAGRRCELVRLGSAASAAESARMLNVDLDALAPDHLPPPLVQAVLGSARKQAERLDAQLIRPLEGLLGDRGLVVVPTGPLFAVPWGVLPALRSRPIVVAPSATAWLGAERTTVPEARKVVLVSGPGLVGTRGELAKLATHYRTAHTLTGPDATVRSVLGALDGAKLAHIAAHGAHEPENALFSRLELADGTLFAHEMAGLAQPPSQVVFASCELALNRIRPGDEVLGFASALLASGSRTVIAPLSRVGDEAAAAAMDDYHRGLADGAGPATALADTIAVDPFRRPFVCLGAG; from the coding sequence GTGGCGGTTACACAGCTCGATCAAGCCGATGTCATTCGCAAGGCGCGCGAACTCCAGCGCGCCGGTATCGATGCCGCGTGTTCGGCCCGTCAACGTGAGGGAATTCTCCTGCTGCGGCGGGGGATGGCTCTGCTCGATTCGATCCATCCGGTCGCCGAACGGATGAGGAACGACTGGCTGGCCACCCGGATCCGGCTGGCTTCCAGCATCGCGACCGTGGGCTCGGAGACCAGCGGGGGCGTGGCTTCCGGCCTCGCGGGCCTGGACGACGTCCGGTTGTTGCTCAAAGCGGTGGACGACCCCCGGCTCCACGCGGAATTGCGCGGTCAGCTCGACCACAATTACGGACTCCTGCTCATGGCGGTGGGGCGGAACGAGGAAAGCACGGGGTATTTCGATTCCTCGCTCGCGCACAAAGAGGCCCTCCTGGCCATGGAAAAGGATCCCGCGCCCTCGCTCGATCCGTACCTGGGCACGTTGACCACGCGGGGGCTGGCCTACACCAGGCTCGGCGACATCCGCCGCGCCAGGCGGGACCTCGCCAACGCCGTGGCGCTCGCGGAACGCAACGGCCTGCACGCCCAGGCCGCGGACGTCCGCCGCCCGCTGGGCACGCTGGAACTCCGCGTCGGGAACGTGCCCGCTGCATTGCGGCTCTACGAGGAAAGCGAGCGGATCTACCGATCTCTCGACCTGGAGATCCCGCCGCTGCTGCGGTGGGAACGGGCCGAAGCGCTGCTGACCGCGGGCCTGGCCGAAGAGGCCGGAGTCCATCTCGACGAGATCCTGCCGGTGATGCTGGAACAGCGGAGCATCACCAGGGATCTGGGCGGGGTGGAGCTGTTCCGCGCGTCCGCGGCGCTGATGACCGACGACCTGGAGCTCGCCCGGACGTACGCCTCTTCGGCCCGGCGCCGGACGCTGCGCTGGGGATGCCAGACCTGTGTCGCCAACGCGACGATCGTCGGCCTTCGTGCCGACGTGCGGGATGCGTTGCGTACCAACGAGATCCCGGCCAACCTGACGGCCCGCGCACTGCGGGCGGCGAACGCGATGCCGATGCCGAGGCTCGCCGATCAGGCGGCCTTGGCGCGCATGCTGGCCGTCCGGGTCGAGCTGCGGAAGGGAAAACGCAAGCGTGCCGCCGAACTGCTGGCGCGGATTCCGCAGCCGGGCCGGTTGACCACCGTCGATTACCGGATGCTGCGACGGCTCTGCCGCGCGGAACTCGCGGTCGCCGAGGGGGACAAGGCCAGGGCGCTGGCCGAGATCAGGGGCGGGCTCACCGAACTCGACCGGGTCCGCGACCGGATGGGCGGCCTCGAACTGGTGTCCGGGACGGCGTTGCACGGCAGGGAGCTGGCGGATCTGGCCGTCAAGATCGTGCTCGAACGCGCGGACGCGGCCCGGTTGTTCGGCTGGACGGAACGGACCCGCGCGCAAAGTTACCGGTACGAACCTGTTGCCGCGGACGATCCGGATCTCGCCGAGCGGGTCGGTGAGGTCCGGGGTCTCGATCAGGCGATCCACCAGGCGCAGCACGACGGGCACCCGACGGCGGCCTTGCGCGCGAAACACGCCGAGCGGTTGCGCGAGGCGCATCGGCTCGGGTGGCACACCGGACGCTGGGGCAGGCCGCGGCCGGTCGCGCGGCTCGCCGAGGTCGCCGACGAGCTGGGCGAACGCGCGCTGGTGAGCTTCGTGTCCTCCGGAGACGACCTGGTGGCGGTGGTCGTCGCGGGCAGGCGGTGCGAACTGGTGCGGCTCGGCTCGGCGGCATCGGCGGCGGAGTCCGCGCGGATGCTGAACGTCGATCTCGACGCCCTCGCGCCGGATCACCTGCCGCCGCCCCTGGTACAGGCGGTACTCGGTTCGGCGCGGAAACAGGCCGAACGGCTCGACGCCCAGCTCATCCGGCCGCTGGAGGGGCTGCTCGGGGACCGCGGCCTGGTCGTCGTGCCGACCGGTCCGCTGTTCGCCGTCCCGTGGGGAGTGCTGCCGGCGCTGCGGTCGCGGCCGATCGTGGTCGCCCCGTCGGCGACCGCCTGGCTGGGAGCCGAACGCACGACGGTCCCCGAGGCGCGGAAGGTCGTCCTCGTCAGCGGACCCGGCCTCGTGGGGACCAGGGGTGAGCTGGCCAAACTCGCCACGCACTACCGGACGGCACATACGCTGACCGGGCCGGACGCGACGGTGCGGTCCGTCCTCGGCGCGCTGGACGGCGCGAAGCTCGCGCACATCGCCGCGCACGGTGCGCACGAGCCCGAGAACGCCTTGTTCTCCCGGCTGGAACTGGCCGACGGCACCCTCTTCGCACACGAGATGGCCGGGCTCGCGCAGCCGCCGTCGCAAGTCGTCTTCGCGTCGTGCGAACTGGCGCTGAACCGGATCCGGCCCGGCGACGAAGTCCTCGGTTTCGCCAGCGCGCTGCTCGCGAGCGGTTCGCGGACGGTGATCGCGCCGTTGAGCCGAGTCGGTGACGAAGCCGCCGCGGCCGCGATGGACGACTACCATCGCGGACTCGCCGACGGTGCCGGCCCGGCGACGGCGCTGGCGGACACCATCGCGGTTGATCCGTTCCGGCGACCGTTCGTCTGTTTGGGTGCGGGCTGA